CAGCCATAGAAAGTCATCAGTGATCTGCTGTAACCAGCTGCCTGCTGAGgtgcagaatcatagaatggcgtgggttggaagggacctcaaggatcatcaagctccaagccccctgccacaggcagggccaccaacctccacattttatgagaccaggctgcccagggctccatccaacctgaccttgaacacctccagggatggggcatccacaacctcactgggcagcctgttccaacacctcacctttctctctgtaaagaacttcccccttacatccaacctaaatcttccctctttcaacttaaaaccattttcccttgtcctgccattatctactctttcaaagagttgactcccctcctgtttataggctccctttcAGTACTGAAAGGTTGCAATGAGGTCACTCTACAGctctcttttctccaggctgaagtgCAGGCACTTTACATCCCCTTGCAATGGCACAATATGACACAATTTCTTTACTGAATACTGAAATAcctttcagaatttcttctcactacttttgcactttgcttttctcttcagctttaaTTTTTGGTGATTCTCACAAATACATTGTTTGGAGAAAGTAGTACTACTTGAACAAACTCCATGCAACGTATAAAATCAGTTCAGGCCCTTTCTACAAGGAAGGTACAGGGTaactattatttattattgcaGATGAAATTCATGCAGGTGATGAGATTTACTTACTATTGAAACAGTTGTTTAAAAGCTATGTAGAACATTTTGCTCTAATTTAAACTGTTAGTGATGCAAGATGACTTCTTTGAAGTCATCTCCTGGTGGGAAATAccaaagaaatcaaaaggaatTCTTAGTTTCCATGAATTATCAGGGTCTGTTCTTCACTAAAGAAATAGAATGACTATGACTCTCATTCGTTGTCAGGCTTTGCCTTATTGGATACTTCTCTAATTCTGTATGTTTCTCCAACACAGATTCTCACAAAAGATGCTGTTACTACTCAGGTGGATGGGGTGGTGTACTACAGGATCCACAGTGCAGTCAGTGCTGTTGCCAATGTCAACAATGTGCATTCAGCCACTTTCCTCTTGGCACAGACAACCCTGAGAAATGTACTGGGCACGCAGACCTTGGCTCAGCTCCTGGCTGGTCGAGAAGAGATTGCACACAGTATCCAGGTAGATCTTGGGTTCACTGGTAAGCATGGTAGTTAGTTCCGGGGAGCAGCAAATCAGAAATAATCtcattgattttctttaataGTATAAAAAACTTCCTATACGGCCCTTTCATTTAAACTTCTCATTGTTCTAAGTAAGAATTACTGGAAAGTTATTTCCCTAGGTTGTTGTAGGAGAGTTATTTCCTATCAAATAGCAATGAAGGTGATGAAATTATGCAATGAGTTGAATAAATCGGTTCATGCAGTCTTTGCCCAAAGTTGGCTGCAAGCAGTATGAAAGAAGACTGCTTTTTGTAGGAAACTCCACCCTAAGCAGACCCTCAATGGAGTTCTTGTACCTCCTGTCATGATGGCCAACATAGATCTTGAATGCTGCAGGACTGTGATGTATCATTTGCCACTAAAGTGTTTGTACACTGTCAACATAGTGCTATTCTTAAAGTCTCTTAAAGTATCAGTTTGTAAATGAGAAAAGTGCCTACCTAAAAGGAGAGTAGCTTAGGGGAGGGCAGAGACTATGCCCTACAAAAGCCTTACACAGGGAAAAACTTCAACTATCAACTAGCGTCTCACATCATAGATCAGCAAGAGTTTCATAAGGCTGGGGTacctgctgtgctcacaccacTGTGTGCCAGCACCTTGGTAGGGTTCCATCTTCCTGTAGtctgcctttccttctgttGATGTGGCATGGTAAATCCCACAGAGCTCTTCCTGCTCTCCCTGTGTTCTTTTGCTGGGTATTGTGTTTGTCTCCAAGGCCATCCTTGACAGTGCCACGGAGCAGTGGGGAATCAAAGTGGCTCGTGTGGAGATCAAAGATGTCAGGATTCCTGTGGCCATGCAGAGGGTGATGGCAGCTGAAGCAGAGGCAACACGAGAAGCAAGAGCTAAGGTGAGATCCATGGCTATACTTACCCCCCAGTCTGCAATGTCCTTTATCTTTCTTATGGGCACTCaagtgcttctgtttcttcctcattGTGAAGGCGGATTTCCCCACTACTGCCTGTGTTGCAATgccatttctatttcttttacatCACAGgttgtggcagcagagggagagaTGAATGCTTCTAAAGCCCTCAAGCAGGCCTCCATGGTGTTGTCTGAGtctccagcaggtcttcagCTGCGCTACCTGCAAACGCTGACAAGTTTGGCAGCAGAGAATAATTCCACTATTGTCTTCCCTCTGCCTATTAATTTGCTCGATGGTTTGGGGCATAAAAATAGAGGGGGATAGAGGTTGATTGACACTGGCTGCTTGGGCTGAAACATTTAAAGGGTTTCCCGTGAAACAAAGGGTTCCAGATTACcaaagtagaataaaataaaaataaaacatagttTAAGAACCACACATTCTGCATTTGAACAAAGAAAGTTGCAAAATTCAGGCACTGAGCAGTCTTAAGTTAGACTTTTCTTGAGatgagaaggaggaaaataatgtaaaatgcATGTTAGATCTAATAAGAAAATTTATTGATGCTTTCACTGCATGCTGCATGTGCTTGAGTGTAGCAAGTGATTTTTCTGCTAAGCAAGAACCTGTGAGCTCCTGATCAGCTCACAAATCTACTCCATGAAGCAGAAGGGCCAGATAGAGGTGCATAATTCAAGTCccatgaaacagaagaaaggatttGGTCATAAGCTTAGTATGCCTAGTATTACTTAATTATCAACAGAATTACTGGATAATTGATATGTCAGTGGAAAAGCTTAttctttatcacagaatcatagaatggcgtgggttggaagggacctcaaagatcatctagttctaacctCTCTGCCACATGTAGGATTGCCATCCGCTAGATCAAGtaccagatcaggttgcccagggcctcatgTAGTCTGACAGTGAACATCTCCGACCTTAGATAAATGGAAATTAGCAGTAGCTTTACTGACCTCATCTGGATTTTGCCACATCACTGATATTTCTATAAGCTCTTTAATAAAGGGATGAGAATATATGTCCATGTATTACAATCACCTTTCTTATATCTGAAATCTGATGCAAACCTCTGCAAAACAAATTGTTCTGTGTTAATTTAAGCATCTAATTTTCATCCACAAGAGGTTTCTTATCCTACCTTCCAGATGTCATGAAGTGGTGATATAAAGGGCCTTCCCCACCCTCCATCCATGCAATGCCCTGAAGCTGAGTGGGGGGGCACTCCTGTGTTTAGCCAGCAGTAATGCTGAGTTTATGGCCTTCAAAAACAGCTGAGCTGTTCACATGACTGGCACATAACAGGTTAGCTGTATATGAATTTGAAGGCTCTTGCAGTGCAGATGCTCTggtggatgctgctgctgtgtagaATCTCAAACACACAAGGCTCATTGTTGCTCCTTCTATACAGTAGTGTCATTTAGCTCCAAATTCATGTGATCTACATGGGCCTACTAATTATACTGTTGATTCAGGCCCATCTTGTTGGCTGCAGAATAACAAAAGTAGTCCAGGTGGCAAATTTTTGTACTCAGTAACTTCTGGCAGAAAGACAGTGGTATGAGCATCTGAGGATGGTGACCTGATCAaaaacagctctgtgccctcAGTGAGCTACTAGTACTAACAGCTCACACAGGACTCTGAGGTCAGGTACATCCAGACCAGTTGTATATCCTTGATGCTGAGTCAGTTCCAGTTTAAAACCTGTGTATGGGAATCCTACTGTGAGTACAAGTGGGTTCATTTGTTTCCCCATATGAACTCTCACAGAAATAATGTGCTGAAGCATGAGTGctaatatcttttattttagcAGCAAGCTGTACTTGGTAAGCCCATAAATACTAAGCCTTCTTTCTGACCCATGCAAATCTCATGGTCCATTGACAATGACTGAGGGAATCAACCAGCTCTGAGAGAAACatgttctattaaaaaaaccctttttcaTTTGATCCCCTCCAGTATAATTACACCATTGAGTAATGGGTCAGGGAGCAGAAACTTTTGCTCCCTCTTCACCAGCATAGGGGGCAGTAAACTCAATAAACAGTAGAATAGCTGCAATTTTTATCATGTTGCCCCCATATGTAGATCTACAAGAAGATATCCCATTCAGGAAGTACAccactaaaagaaaaacaggcagcAACAGAAGCAGTTCTGTGGTGTCTCTGGTGCATCTCTGATATACAGGATTTGCAAGAAAAAATCAGGAAGGAGCTGAGTTGCAGTAACACAGGTGGGATGCGAGGAGCAAAGCAACCTTTCAGAAGAGGCAGATGTTGTCAGACTTGTTCAGGAAGCCCTGCAGGTGAGCACAGGCTTGCCGGTTACGGGTGGTGCGGCACTCCCTGTCTTCTGGAATTTTCTCCACCCAGGTTTGCGAGTCAAGGAAGTACTGCATCCTGAGTAA
The Coturnix japonica isolate 7356 chromosome 1, Coturnix japonica 2.1, whole genome shotgun sequence DNA segment above includes these coding regions:
- the STOML3 gene encoding stomatin-like protein 3, yielding MDPTGEAPKKSNAEHLIADRREGIGVCGWILVSISFLLVFITFPISVWACIKVVREYERAVVFRLGRILSKKAKGPGLILILPCTDTFIKVDLRTVTCNIPPQEILTKDAVTTQVDGVVYYRIHSAVSAVANVNNVHSATFLLAQTTLRNVLGTQTLAQLLAGREEIAHSIQAILDSATEQWGIKVARVEIKDVRIPVAMQRVMAAEAEATREARAKVVAAEGEMNASKALKQASMVLSESPAGLQLRYLQTLTSLAAENNSTIVFPLPINLLDGLGHKNRGG